The region ATGGCGCATCGGCAGCGGTCCGGCGCCAACAAAGCTCTCCCACCCGGCTTGGAGCATCAAGCCTTCGATGGGCCGTCCAACGGGATTGGGCCGATCCAATACCCACACCGCCTTACCGCGTGTCGACGCTGCCTCGAGGACATAGCGGAGCGTCGTGATGAACGTGTAAATCCGGCAGCCGAGATCCTGCAGATCGACGAGGACGATATCGCATAGGTCCATCATCTCATCCGTCGGTTTGCGTACTTCGCCATACAAACTAAAGACTGGGATGTGATGGACCGGATCGTCGAAACTCGGCGACTCGATCATGTTGTCTTGCTTATCGCCGCGCAGGCCATGCTGCGGACCGAAAGCCGCGGCAATGTTAATGTCACCGCACGCGGCCAGGGCATCGAGCGAGTGCGTCAGATTTGCGGTCACCGAGGCGGGGTGGGCGAGCAACGCGACGCGCCTGCCGTTCAGCGATGCGCGCAAGACGGGTTCGGCAGTGAGGCGATCGATGCCAAATTTCATGGTGGTTATGCTTCAGGCACTTCTAGCGCAAAACAATCGGAACGATGGAAATCCGGCTTACCCTGTGGATGCGCCACGGCCCAATAGGATTGACGGCCGCCGGTCTCTTCGATAACCGCCGCGAGACCGAGACGCCAAATCGTCCCATTTTCGCGCCCGCCCCCGCTTGCAGGAAACAACAGCTCATCCAGATCCAGCGATGCTTGCAGGATGTATCGCGCCGGACTCGATTCCACCTCGATCCCGGGATCGCTGATCTCGGTGGCGACCCGCATGCCGTTTCGGTAGCCGTCGAATCGATAAGCCGCCCATTGTGTCGAGGGTGCAAAATTGAATTCGTAATACGCCTCGCCTGGCGATCTACGGACGAAGGCCTCGAAGCAGGTGTGACGCCAGAGTTCGTCGGTGCGTACTGCGTCAGCCGCGGGCGGCATGGACATATTGTCGATCTTGCCCGTCACGACATAGGCTAACATCAAACTACGGGGCCGCCGGCGCGCAATTTCCACTTCGATCTGCGTCACCACAGGGCAAAACGAGGCCGGATGAAGCCGCAACGGCTGGCGCATCAGGGGGTCCACGAGCTCACCGACGATCGCGGTCGGATTTCCGGTACTCGATTTTGACCGACGATAGATGCTCCCCGAAATGCCGATCGAGCCAGCCGAGAAACGATGACAAGAGCCGGGCTTCATCGCTGCGGTCGGAAGACCTAATGACGGCCTCCACCTCTTGCGACGGGCCGGGCTCCAAATTGATCGATCCTTTGTAGCGGACGTGGGTCCATCGCGCGGTCTCGCGCTTTCGCGCCGCCGCCCGTGAGAAGGTTCCACGACCGTTGCGGTGGATCTCTGCTTGCTTTCTGATCATCGCACCATAAAGGCGCGTACCCTCGCGAGGAACAATCTGGAGCAATTTCATGGTGAACCCCACGATGTGTGCTGTCGATTTGGCCAGCATGACACGTCAGGATGCGATTGTTGAGTGCCACCCAAGCGTTGCGGAAGATTAGGAGTGCGCATGCCATGCAGCGAATTGCTTCTGAGCGTGAAGCTGCTACGGTCGTCCGGCGAAGAAACGTCTGTGCAGATGCGAGCCGCAGGCACACCTTAAGCCTCATCACGAAAGCCGCACCAATGGCGCAGCGGCGCCCTGAAGTCGTTATTATCGGAGCGGGCTTCGGCGGACTCGAGGCGGCGAAAACGCTAAG is a window of Alphaproteobacteria bacterium DNA encoding:
- a CDS encoding DOMON-like domain-containing protein, which encodes MRQPLRLHPASFCPVVTQIEVEIARRRPRSLMLAYVVTGKIDNMSMPPAADAVRTDELWRHTCFEAFVRRSPGEAYYEFNFAPSTQWAAYRFDGYRNGMRVATEISDPGIEVESSPARYILQASLDLDELLFPASGGGRENGTIWRLGLAAVIEETGGRQSYWAVAHPQGKPDFHRSDCFALEVPEA